Proteins encoded together in one Desulfosporosinus meridiei DSM 13257 window:
- the rpmH gene encoding 50S ribosomal protein L34: MKRTYQPKNRRHKRVHGFLSRMSTPTGRNVIKRRRLKGRKKLSV, from the coding sequence TTGAAGAGAACCTACCAACCGAAGAATCGGCGTCATAAGCGTGTTCACGGTTTTTTAAGCCGTATGAGTACGCCAACGGGGCGAAATGTAATAAAGCGCCGTCGTTTAAAGGGTCGGAAGAAATTATCAGTTTAA